The window AAAGTGGCGGCCCATCCCGAATGCGCCCCGGAAATACTGGATCTGGCCGATCACGTCTGCTCCACCTCCGGCATGTACGCTTACGCTCAAAAGGAGAGTGCCCGGCAGTTCATAATCTGCACCGAAAGCGGCATCCTGTACCGGCTAAGGAAAGAAAACCCGGAGAAAGAATTTATTCTGGCATCCGAAGACCTAATGTGCCCCAACATGAAAGTCACAACCCTCGAGGACGTTTACGAGGCGCTGGTGGAGATGAAACACGTTATAACCGTGCCGGAAGATATCAGCGCCAAGGCCAAACAGGCGCTGGATAAAATGCTGGCGGTTTAAGGACCTTACGGTGTCATCCCCGGCCAAGCGACAGCGTGAGCCTGGATAAGGGCATATAATGGAAGGCCCGGATGCCGGGTCAAGCCCGGCATGACCATGTCCGGCCTCTTGTCATGGTGAGCCAGTCGAACCGTGACTAATGAACTCCTTGATCCTTCGGCAGACTTGGGGTGACCCGTCACCGGGAAGGTTCGAAGGTTATTTCCGGCCCATTTTGCAAGTGTTGATCCCCAACAACTGGTAAGGAGGGCACCAGCCCAACGCGCCGGTGACAATCGGTATTATCCCAAGCCAGCCCCAGGCGGTTTGAGGGCCCACGAAAACCAGCGAAATAAGCGCAAGACCCACAACAACCCTTACGCCCCGCTCGATAGGGTGAATGTTCGTTAACATGACTAATTCTCCATGACGGTTTGATTAATTCCTGAAATAAGGAAATTACTACCCTCTCTCATTAGATACCGGACCGGGCCGGGAGATTCAACCGGAATTGGTTAACGTTCGGTGGCGATGGTGGCTATTTGCGGGTTTTTGCTGGTCAATGTGGGCATGTACCGGGCCGGATCCACCGGTTTGCGGTCTATCCTCAGCTCGAAATGGCAATGGTAACCCGTGGCCCTGCCGGTGCGGCCAACGCCAGCCACCGTTTCGCCCTGTTTTACCTCTTGCCCTTCGGCCACCATGTTTTCGTCGTTATGGGCGTAAACCGATATGGTGCGCCGGTCATGCTTTAAAATGACGATCTTCCCGTAACCTGCCGGGCCCCATCCGGCGTATATCACTTTACCGTCGGCAATGGCCATTATTGGCTCACCTTTGGGCGCCCGCAGGTCTATCCCGTCATGTTTGGATTCATGCCGGATGCCGAAATGCGAACCTATGGAGACTGACCGCAAGGGCCATATGAATTTCCCTTCCATAACGGGGTAATAAACTTCTTCAACACCCTCGTCTTTCATGGCCAGCGTGGGCCTGTTTTCTACCGCTCGTTTATTGCCGGGGGTTATGACAAGCCTTGCGCCGACATCAAGTGACCGCGCATCGGATATCCCGTTTTGGCCCTTCAACGTCTGCACGGAAATGCCATAACGCTTGGCGATGCTGTAAAGGGTGTCGCCCCGTTTCACCACATGGTATTTGGCGGTTCTATTCGAGGTGAAAAGGCCGCCGGTTTCGCTGTCTCCCCGGTTGTACACATTTTTGGAAATATCCGCCCGTTCGGCGCAAGAGGCCATGAACAGGCCCGATATGACCAGCGCAAGGGTGATAAGGCGTTTAGTCATCACCTCAACGAAGCCCAAGACGGTTAAACACGTTTTCCACAGCCTCCCCAGGGGTTGCGCAGGGCATAACGCCCTTAACGCCGCTCCATGCGCCCAGCGCCGCCACCGGTTTTCCCAGTTTCAGCGCCACGGCTATCTCAGACAAAGTCCCATACTCCCCATCCACTGCCACAAGACCCATGGCGGTGTGGGCGATTATCACGTTTCGCCCGTGCCCCATGTTGGTGATTACGGGAACACGCACATATTGGTTCATCCCCCGCGTATCCGCGCCGGGCAGAACGCCTATCACCAGTCCGCCTGCTTCCGATGCGCCTTTGGAGGCGGCTTCCATCACGCCACCCAGGCCGCCGCAAACCAGCGCGGCGCCCCGTTGCGCCAGCAATTTACCAATCTCGTAAGCTTTTTCCGCTGTATCCGGGCCGCAAAAAGAGGCCCCGATAACACCGATGATAAGCGAAGGCTCCGGCGGGCCGTTCACAGGTCTTTCATAACCTTAAGGCCCAACCTTTTTTTAATCTGGTAGTACCGTTCTTTTAAAACATGCTCATGGGCTTCCTCATCCTGCGCCAGCCGTTGGAACATTTTCTTTGCTTCCTCGTCCACAGCCAGTTCGTATCCGCGAAGATACCGGGCGCGGGAGCTTTTTTCCTCTTCAATGGCTTCTTCGAGGATATCCAGCAATAATTCCTCTACCGGCCTTTTGCTCTTGTCGCCCATGGTTTGTCAGGATATTAACAAATGGCTATATATTAACATTAATTATCCGAGAATTATCATACTTTCGACATGGGGTCGAATAGTTTCTGATATTCCTCCATGGCATGTTTATCGGTCATCCCGGCTATATAGTCGCAGATCAAACGGTTTTTGTCTTCGCTGTCCAGGTGGCGGCTTACCTGGGGAGGCAAAATTTCCGGCCTCCGGTGATATTTCTCGAATAGTCCGGTTACGATGTTGTACGCCTTCTCCTCCATACGGATCACCCGGTAATGGCTGTACATGCGCTCCTTCAGGAACTTTTTCAGCTCCATGTGGGCGCTTCGCATCCCTGGCGTAAAATCCACCGTAATGGCGGGGGCTTTCCGGGTATCATCCGGGGAGGATATTTTCATCCGCTCCACGTTATTTAGCGTGGCGGCAAGAACATCTGTCACCTGCGCGTTGATGATACTTCTTATAACGTAATGCCGGGCCAACCGGGGGGACATGTTCGGCACACGCTGGGCCGCCTCGTGAAACCTGCGCCATAAAGGAACCTCGTCCAGCGACTCCTGGATCAGAAGACCGGAAGCTATACCGTCGTCCAGGTCGTGGCTGTTATAGGCTATGGAATCGGCCAGGTCCACAAGCTGGGCCTCCATAGCGGGGAACTTGAAACCGTTGAACTCCTCAAACTCCGGATTGGCCGGGCGTTTGGAATGTTTGGCGATGGCCTCGCGGCTTTCCCATGTAAGGTTTATCCCGCGAAAATGGGGATACCGGTTCTCGATATGGTCCACTATGCGCAGGGCATGGGCGTTATGCTCAAACCCGCCGTTGTGTTTCATCAGCGTGTCCAGCGCCCGCTCGCCGGAATGGCCGAAGGGCGGGTGCCCCAGATCGTGGGAGAGGGCGATTGCCTCGCAAAGGTCTTCGTTCAGTTTTAGCGCCCGAGCCATGCTCCGGGCTATCTGCGCCACCTCGATGGTGTGGGTCAGGCGGGTGCGGTAATAATCCCCCTCGTGATAAACGAAAACCTGGGTTTTATACTCCAGCCTGCGGAAGGCGGAGCTGTGGATCACCCTGTCGCGGTCGCGCATGTAGCGGGTGCGGAACGGGTGTTCTTCCTCGGCGTGGCGCCGGCCACGGCTTTCCGCGCTTTTAGAGGCGTAAACCGCCAGCCCCGGTTCAACAGACTCTTGCCCGCTCATGCGCTCTGTTTATACCTCAGTTGAAACGGTTATCCGAAAATCTCCGGGGGCAGAATCAGCCTTTCCACCGGCTTGCCCTGGATGAAATGGTTCTCGAAAATCTCGGCCACGTCCGCTTCGGTCACATTGCCGTACCACACGTTTTCAGGGTAAACCACCACCAGCGGGCCGTTTTGGCACGGGCCCATGCAAGAGCGGGCGCCGGTAACCATCACCTTGTCGTACATGTTTTTCTGGTTGAGAAGGTCGGCGAATTTCTGCCACACGCCCATGGCGTTTTTCTGGGCGCAACTTCCCCTGGGGTGCCCCTCGGGCCGCTGGTTTACACAAATGAAAACGTGATACTTCGGTTTCGGCATATCTCTCCAACTCCATACCGTTGATTATTTCTTTAAATGACATACCGCCAAGCCTTCATGGCGGTTTATATAAAGTCCAGAAAGTATAAAACATGGGGGCGTGAAAGTATAGGCATCATAGCAGGGGGTGGTGTCTCAGTTTGGATCTCAAATAATAGACAGATCCTTCACTTCGCTTGCGCTTCGCTCAGGATGACAATGCGATCAACGGCTTTTATATTGTCATTATGAGCGTAAGTGAAGAATCTCCCCCTGTACTTTCAAACTGAGACACTGCCTGGCAGGGGCGCCCCTGTTGTCGCCCTTCTTTTGTTTACCGCTTCACCGTGGTCGCCGACCACGGTTCCTTCATTTTAACCAGTCATTGATGTGATGGTCTGGGGAGGGAGAAGAATTGAAATTATCAACATTGAGCCGTCTACGGGAAAGCGAGCAAATGTCAATTACGAGAATCGTGGCGCTGATTACAAATAACCCCACTTCCTCATGAGGGTTTCCAGCTCCGAGTCCAGCTTGGCTCCCTCGGCTTGATCGGCCCGCCACTTGCGGAACGGTATGTTCACTATGTAAACGCCGTCTTTTTTCATCCGCTCGTCGGCCAGCCGTTCCGGGTCGCCCAGGAAGAAATGCTCTTTCCCGGCGGTCACGGTTACAGGGCCGGCAGGGGCGGGGAGCGCCATGGAACCCAGGTTTACGCTACCTTCCGCCAGCGGATTGCCATCGCCGTCCATGGTTTTTATAGTTACAGGGGCGTTGAACGGCTCCACCTCGAAGAATATACGCACATGGCTACCGATTCCTTTGAGATTTACAACGCGCCTGTTGGTTGCGCTTTCATCCACTGCGGTTTTCAAATTAGGGTTGCCTTCCGCCGGGGCTGTTTCCAGAAACACAAACCTGCCGGTGGTGGATATGTCCAGCCGGATACTCTTTAGCTTGTCCACCCCCCGGGCTGTAATCTTGTGGATGTTTATATGCTCGGGATATTCACTGTCGAACCGCTCACGCAACTTAACGGTCAATTCGGTATTGGTTTGGGATAGGTCTTGGGTTTCAGCGGGATCGGCGTTGATGTCGTAAACTTCCTCACGCACGGAACGGGGTTTTTTTAAAGCCCCATCCAAAGTTCGCGGCATTTCCAGCCCGCGCCGGAGATATTTAAAACCGTCCGGCGTTACCATGCTCCACACTTGCTCACCTTCGGCGGTAAGGATCCGGGTTTTCAAACCCTCCGGGGCGTCGCCGCCTTTCATGATGGGGGCCAGGCTTTGGCCGTCCCACTTTACTTTAGTGTTCAGGCCAGCCAAATCCGCAAGCGTTGGAGCCAAATCAAAAAGCCCGGCCTGGGCGTTGCTGGTCAAACCGCGCTTTGCGTCAGTGGCGCCATTAATGATCAACGGAACCCTGATCTCTTCTTCGTAAAGGGTATGGGTGTGGGTGGCTGTGATAAGTTCATAATCCCCCTTGGGATGCGCCTTGAACGCGCCGTTACGATAAATCACAATGCCATGGTCGGCCGTTACCACAATTATGGAGTTTTTCGACAACCCCAGCTTGTCCAGCGCCGTAAGGAATTTGCCAAGATAATCGTCGGCATAGGCCGCCACGCCCCGGAACATCATGGCCTGGGGATTGAGTAGATATCGGGACTGCGTAGTTAGCCCGCGCAGGAAATATTTCACCGGCGGGCGGAAAGGGCTGTGGGCGGTGTTAAGCGTGAACATCATGAAGAACCGCTCGTCCCGGTGGACTTTAAGCCATCTTATGCCTTCGGTGGTGACAAACTCCGTGTCGAAAGGCTGGCGCTGTATGTCTATGGCCTCATCGAATCCCAAATGAAGCCCTACGGGCCCGCCATCGTAAACGAAGGGGTTGTTCCCAACAGAGATGGTGGTGTAACCGTTTTTCCGGAACTCCTCCGCCAGCGAAGGGATGGAACGCCGGTTATAAACGGCTTTTTCCTCTTTCAGATAACTCCACCGGTCGGCGTATCCGAACTTGGGAACCACCGTTCCGGTGAAAATGGAAGCGAACGACCCGCGTGACCAGTTTCCGTGGGACCGGACGTTGTTAAAATTCACCCCATCCGCCGCCAGCCTGTCCATGTTAGGCGTAAGGCCAGCCACTTCCGGATTGTTGGCGCCTACAAAATCCGCCCGCAAAGTGTCCAATACCACCACAATTACGTTCGGCTTGCCGTTATGCGCTGGAGTGTAAATCCGCGGCAGGCCGATAAAACCGTGGGACAGGGAGTTATCCGCGGATTTGGCTGTGAAAGTGAGGGTAACCTTTTTACCGGCGAAATGGGCCAGGCTAACCTCGTGTTCGTGCCATTTACCGTTCCACCAGCCGGAATCTATCTTGATAAATTTAATAAAAGAGCGGTAAAGCTCATCGTTTTCGCTCCAGGGGAATTTTGGCTCCGGCCCGCGCCGGTCATTGAACAACGTTTGTTTATTTCCCGCCGCATCCTGGGCAGTCAAAGTAAAAGTCACAGGCGCCAGCTCTTTTTCGTTGAGTCTGCTTAGTATTGAGCTTGAGAAACGAAGCGTGGCGCCTTCGGGAATTTCGAGGGTGTATGAAACTTCCGCCGGGGTAGGCATGTATAGGGCGTTCATCTGCCGCAGGAACATGGCGTGTTTGCCCTGGGTCATGCTGACGGCGGTTTTAGCGTTATTCGCAAGTTTGGCGAAGGGGTATTCGGCGAAAAAATCCACTCCGCCCAACGCTCCCAATCCCACGGGAAGGCTGGGAGCCCACACCTTGGCGTTGTCCAGTTCGAAGAGGAGGTCCTTATAAACTGTCAATGGCTGTTTTGGCGAAGTGTCCGCGTCTTTCAAAACCTCCAGCGGATCGTCCACCCTGGCGGGGTTCGGCAAGGCGAATATCATGTAGAAAGCGAACCACCCCGTGAATACCACCAGAAATGTAATCGCCAGCGCCTTGGCCAGGCGGCGGGCGAGGCGGGGAATGGTCACCATGAATAATCCCGCCGGTCGAACAGATAGCCCTGGTATTCCTTGG of the Nitrospinota bacterium genome contains:
- a CDS encoding (2Fe-2S) ferredoxin domain-containing protein, coding for MPKPKYHVFICVNQRPEGHPRGSCAQKNAMGVWQKFADLLNQKNMYDKVMVTGARSCMGPCQNGPLVVVYPENVWYGNVTEADVAEIFENHFIQGKPVERLILPPEIFG
- a CDS encoding rubrerythrin; the protein is MGDKSKRPVEELLLDILEEAIEEEKSSRARYLRGYELAVDEEAKKMFQRLAQDEEAHEHVLKERYYQIKKRLGLKVMKDL
- a CDS encoding sulfatase, with the translated sequence MVTIPRLARRLAKALAITFLVVFTGWFAFYMIFALPNPARVDDPLEVLKDADTSPKQPLTVYKDLLFELDNAKVWAPSLPVGLGALGGVDFFAEYPFAKLANNAKTAVSMTQGKHAMFLRQMNALYMPTPAEVSYTLEIPEGATLRFSSSILSRLNEKELAPVTFTLTAQDAAGNKQTLFNDRRGPEPKFPWSENDELYRSFIKFIKIDSGWWNGKWHEHEVSLAHFAGKKVTLTFTAKSADNSLSHGFIGLPRIYTPAHNGKPNVIVVVLDTLRADFVGANNPEVAGLTPNMDRLAADGVNFNNVRSHGNWSRGSFASIFTGTVVPKFGYADRWSYLKEEKAVYNRRSIPSLAEEFRKNGYTTISVGNNPFVYDGGPVGLHLGFDEAIDIQRQPFDTEFVTTEGIRWLKVHRDERFFMMFTLNTAHSPFRPPVKYFLRGLTTQSRYLLNPQAMMFRGVAAYADDYLGKFLTALDKLGLSKNSIIVVTADHGIVIYRNGAFKAHPKGDYELITATHTHTLYEEEIRVPLIINGATDAKRGLTSNAQAGLFDLAPTLADLAGLNTKVKWDGQSLAPIMKGGDAPEGLKTRILTAEGEQVWSMVTPDGFKYLRRGLEMPRTLDGALKKPRSVREEVYDINADPAETQDLSQTNTELTVKLRERFDSEYPEHINIHKITARGVDKLKSIRLDISTTGRFVFLETAPAEGNPNLKTAVDESATNRRVVNLKGIGSHVRIFFEVEPFNAPVTIKTMDGDGNPLAEGSVNLGSMALPAPAGPVTVTAGKEHFFLGDPERLADERMKKDGVYIVNIPFRKWRADQAEGAKLDSELETLMRKWGYL
- a CDS encoding deoxyguanosinetriphosphate triphosphohydrolase — protein: MSGQESVEPGLAVYASKSAESRGRRHAEEEHPFRTRYMRDRDRVIHSSAFRRLEYKTQVFVYHEGDYYRTRLTHTIEVAQIARSMARALKLNEDLCEAIALSHDLGHPPFGHSGERALDTLMKHNGGFEHNAHALRIVDHIENRYPHFRGINLTWESREAIAKHSKRPANPEFEEFNGFKFPAMEAQLVDLADSIAYNSHDLDDGIASGLLIQESLDEVPLWRRFHEAAQRVPNMSPRLARHYVIRSIINAQVTDVLAATLNNVERMKISSPDDTRKAPAITVDFTPGMRSAHMELKKFLKERMYSHYRVIRMEEKAYNIVTGLFEKYHRRPEILPPQVSRHLDSEDKNRLICDYIAGMTDKHAMEEYQKLFDPMSKV
- a CDS encoding M23 family metallopeptidase gives rise to the protein MTKRLITLALVISGLFMASCAERADISKNVYNRGDSETGGLFTSNRTAKYHVVKRGDTLYSIAKRYGISVQTLKGQNGISDARSLDVGARLVITPGNKRAVENRPTLAMKDEGVEEVYYPVMEGKFIWPLRSVSIGSHFGIRHESKHDGIDLRAPKGEPIMAIADGKVIYAGWGPAGYGKIVILKHDRRTISVYAHNDENMVAEGQEVKQGETVAGVGRTGRATGYHCHFELRIDRKPVDPARYMPTLTSKNPQIATIATER
- a CDS encoding DUF2892 domain-containing protein, translated to MLTNIHPIERGVRVVVGLALISLVFVGPQTAWGWLGIIPIVTGALGWCPPYQLLGINTCKMGRK
- a CDS encoding TIGR00725 family protein, which codes for MIGVIGASFCGPDTAEKAYEIGKLLAQRGAALVCGGLGGVMEAASKGASEAGGLVIGVLPGADTRGMNQYVRVPVITNMGHGRNVIIAHTAMGLVAVDGEYGTLSEIAVALKLGKPVAALGAWSGVKGVMPCATPGEAVENVFNRLGLR